One segment of Mugil cephalus isolate CIBA_MC_2020 chromosome 14, CIBA_Mcephalus_1.1, whole genome shotgun sequence DNA contains the following:
- the msto1 gene encoding protein misato homolog 1 isoform X1 produces the protein MSGLCREVVTLQLGHYSNFVGTHWWNLQDASLSYDAESPLGEIQSDVVFREGETLGGHVTYTPRLIAMDLKGSLRTLRKEGSLYDAGKDTSAVTWEGSLMMHKESPPEKNSFLEDLDKFDNGEILAEVDFSSSSKPQCSAAASVSVDTVNSRLDRIQRGYRLEGSVEVWSDFLRIHLHPRTISVIHQYNHHGEADRLEAFGQGESLLQGSVLEELEDRLHFFVEECDYLQGFQVFCDLADGFAGLGSKVTEMLQDSYGGRGILTFGSAPVSHPDSTPVKDLYHVLNCALGTVHMANHSSFFCPLTLRGGLGRRPSSPTAFTHLSYNPSLWYHSSSVLALALDALTVPYRLRSNSVPMWQVADTLAVSGRKVVAAYGAVPFPMMHGASLPDALSSCADALPWKPLSACSEPGDGRCYGQWATFRGLEGEKLLSSLAPGTKPPTPLHSLHSGEDVLASYIASFYPTSPLALQLVSAPSKLTPPFPQIFSQSLGAQGFLQSPPPPSGCLAPAVASAPVLTSLQSGPALEPFLSELHRGASAFDIRRVAPSFLAQGPEIGDYQEALEELRLLARCYRDDSTGMSRSSSEEDDDDD, from the exons ATGAGCGGCCTTTGCAGAGAAGTCGTCACTCTTCAGCTGGGACACTATTCAAACTTTGTCGGGACTCACTGGTGGAATTTACAG GATGCGTCTTTATCGTACGATGCGGAGTCGCCTCTGGGTGAGATCCAGAGCGATGTCGTGTTTCGTGAAGGAGAGACTCTGGGCGGACACGTCACCTACACACCACGACTCATCGCAATGGATCTCAAAG GAAGTCTTCGGACTCTGCGGAAGGAGGGAAGTCTGTACGACGCAGGCAAAGACACGTCTGCTGTCACATG GGAGGGAAGCCTCATGATGCACAAAGAAAGTCCTCCGGAAAAGAACTCCTTTCTGGAAGATCTGGACAAGTTTGAT AATGGGGAAATACTCGCAGAGGTAGATTTTTCCTCCAGCTCTAAGCCTCAGTGCTCAG CAGCGGCCTCGGTGAGTGTGGACACGGTGAACAGTCGCCTGGATCGAATCCAAAGGGGCTACAGGCTGGAGGGCAGCGTCGAGGTCTGGTCCGACTTCCTCAGGATCCACCTGCACCCGCGCACCATCTCCGTCATCCACCAGTACAACCACCACGG GGAGGCGGATCGTCTGGAGGCTTTCGGCCAGGGAGAGTCTCTGCTGCAGGGCTCGGTGCtcgaggagctggaggacaggCTGCACTTCTTTGTGGAGGAGTGCGATTACCTTCAG GGTTTCCAGGTTTTCTGCGACCTGGCTGATGGATTCGCAGGtctggggtcaaaggtcacagagaTGCTGCAGGACTCTTACGGCGGCAGAGGCATCCTAACCTTTGGGTCAGCTCCCGTCAGTCACCCTGATTCA ACTCCCGTGAAGGACTTGTACCACGTGTTGAACTGCGCGTTAGGGACGGTCCACATGGCCAATCACAGCTCCTTCTTCTGCCCGTTGACCCTGCGGGGTGGACTGGGAAGACGACCGTCCAGTCCCACCGCGTTCACCCACCTCAGTTACAAT CCCTCGCTGTGGTACCACTCCAGCTCCGTCTTGGCCTTGGCCCTGGACGCCCTGACTGTCCCGTACAGGTTGAGGAGCAACAGCGTCCCCATGTGGCAGGTGGCGGACACGCTGGCCGTCTCGGGGAGGAAG GTGGTGGCCGCTTACGGCGCCGTCCCCTTTCCCATGATGCACGGCGCCTCCCTGCCCGACGCCCTGAGCTCGTGCGCCGATGCGTTGCCCTGGAAACCGTTGTCGGCTTGCTCCGAACCGGGGGACGGACGATGCTACGGCCAGTGGGCGACGTTCAGAGGCCTCGAGGGAGAGAAGTTACTCAG CTCTCTGGCTCCGGGGACTAAACCACCGACTCCTCTGCACAGTCTCCACAGCGGGGAGGACGTCCTGGCTTCCTACATCGCATCTTTCTATCCTACGTCTCCTCT GGCTCTGCAGCTGGTGTCTGCTCCCAGTAAGCTGACGCCTCCTTTCCCTCAGATATTCAGCCAGTCTCTCGGTGCTCAAGGTTTCCTGCAGAGCCCGCCGCCCCCGTCTGGCT gtcTGGCCCCCGCCGTCGCCTCCGCACCCGTCTTGACGTCCCTCCAGTCGGGGCCCGCCCTCGAACCCTTTCTGTCCGAGCTGCACCGCGGCGCCAGCGCTTTCGACATCCGCCGCGTGGCCCCCAGCTTCCTCGCCCAGGGGCCCGAGATAGGCGACTACCAGGAGGCCCTGGAGGAGCTGCGTCTGCTGGCTCGGTGTTACCGCGACGACAGCACCGGCATGAGCCGCTCCTCGTctgaggaggacgacgacgacgactaa
- the LOC125020567 gene encoding apolipoprotein A-I-like, producing the protein MRESPHPQCSTTAVSVMKVLVVLALAVFTAGCNANIVWQSQPKQQVDMVKDAFWDYVARATQTAEGSLEQIRESELGKEVNIFIATSTDVVNRFTDNLRAQAAPVTRDLLTKFSQQTEQLKARLEKDLSAVGASLQPYAEELVAELQSKVSGLSGDAAPYAEAMDPEALKALVLQKSQELKVQLDQSVAQMQAQMVPYTEEMKQRMEQSLEDFQQSMIPLTKTFEAQLVQKSQEIQEKLAPYGEELKAKLDSSAQDLQEQLQSLWKSFSKLTQ; encoded by the exons ATGAGAGAGAGCCCACACCCACAGTGTTCAACCACAG ccgtTTCAGTCATGAAGGTCCTCGTGGTGCTCGCCCTGGCAGTCTTCACCG CCGGCTGTAATGCCAACATCGTGTGGCAGAGCCAGCCCAAACAACAGGTCGACATGGTGAAAGATGCTTTCTGGGACTACGTTGCCAGGGCGACGCAGACCGCCGAGGGCTCCCTGGAGCAGATCAGAGAGTCGGAGCTGGGAAAGGAAGTGAA CATCTTCATCGCAACCAGCACCGACGTCGTGAACAGGTTCACCGACAACCTGCGCGCTCAGGCCGCCCCCGTCACCCGGGACCTCCTGACTAAGTTCTCCCAGCAGACGGAGCAGCTGAAGGCTCGTCTGGAGAAGGATCTGTCGGCGGTGGGAGCCAGCCTGCAGCCCTACGCCGAGGAGCTGGTGGCCGAACTCCAGAGCAAAGTGTCCGGGCTGAGCGGAGACGCCGCCCCCTACGCCGAGGCCATGGACCCGGAGGCCCTGAAGGCCTTGGTGCTGCAGAAGAGCCAGGAGCTGAAGGTTCAGCTGGATCAGAGCGTGGCCCAGATGCAGGCCCAGATGGTTCCCTACACCGAGGAGATGAAGCAGAGGATGGAGCAGAGCCTGGAGGACTTTCAGCAGAGCATGATCCCCCTGACCAAGACCTTCGAGGCCCAGCTGGTGCAGAAGAGCCAGGAGATCCAGGAGAAACTGGCTCCATACggggaggagctgaaggccaaGCTGGACTCCAGCGCTCAGGACCTGCAGGAGCAGCTACAATCTCTGTGGAAGTCCTTCTCTAAACTGACACAGTAA
- the msto1 gene encoding protein misato homolog 1 isoform X2, protein MSGLCREVVTLQLGHYSNFVGTHWWNLQDASLSYDAESPLGEIQSDVVFREGETLGGHVTYTPRLIAMDLKGSLRTLRKEGSLYDAGKDTSAVTWEGSLMMHKESPPEKNSFLEDLDKFDNGEILAEVDFSSSSKPQCSAASVSVDTVNSRLDRIQRGYRLEGSVEVWSDFLRIHLHPRTISVIHQYNHHGEADRLEAFGQGESLLQGSVLEELEDRLHFFVEECDYLQGFQVFCDLADGFAGLGSKVTEMLQDSYGGRGILTFGSAPVSHPDSTPVKDLYHVLNCALGTVHMANHSSFFCPLTLRGGLGRRPSSPTAFTHLSYNPSLWYHSSSVLALALDALTVPYRLRSNSVPMWQVADTLAVSGRKVVAAYGAVPFPMMHGASLPDALSSCADALPWKPLSACSEPGDGRCYGQWATFRGLEGEKLLSSLAPGTKPPTPLHSLHSGEDVLASYIASFYPTSPLALQLVSAPSKLTPPFPQIFSQSLGAQGFLQSPPPPSGCLAPAVASAPVLTSLQSGPALEPFLSELHRGASAFDIRRVAPSFLAQGPEIGDYQEALEELRLLARCYRDDSTGMSRSSSEEDDDDD, encoded by the exons ATGAGCGGCCTTTGCAGAGAAGTCGTCACTCTTCAGCTGGGACACTATTCAAACTTTGTCGGGACTCACTGGTGGAATTTACAG GATGCGTCTTTATCGTACGATGCGGAGTCGCCTCTGGGTGAGATCCAGAGCGATGTCGTGTTTCGTGAAGGAGAGACTCTGGGCGGACACGTCACCTACACACCACGACTCATCGCAATGGATCTCAAAG GAAGTCTTCGGACTCTGCGGAAGGAGGGAAGTCTGTACGACGCAGGCAAAGACACGTCTGCTGTCACATG GGAGGGAAGCCTCATGATGCACAAAGAAAGTCCTCCGGAAAAGAACTCCTTTCTGGAAGATCTGGACAAGTTTGAT AATGGGGAAATACTCGCAGAGGTAGATTTTTCCTCCAGCTCTAAGCCTCAGTGCTCAG CGGCCTCGGTGAGTGTGGACACGGTGAACAGTCGCCTGGATCGAATCCAAAGGGGCTACAGGCTGGAGGGCAGCGTCGAGGTCTGGTCCGACTTCCTCAGGATCCACCTGCACCCGCGCACCATCTCCGTCATCCACCAGTACAACCACCACGG GGAGGCGGATCGTCTGGAGGCTTTCGGCCAGGGAGAGTCTCTGCTGCAGGGCTCGGTGCtcgaggagctggaggacaggCTGCACTTCTTTGTGGAGGAGTGCGATTACCTTCAG GGTTTCCAGGTTTTCTGCGACCTGGCTGATGGATTCGCAGGtctggggtcaaaggtcacagagaTGCTGCAGGACTCTTACGGCGGCAGAGGCATCCTAACCTTTGGGTCAGCTCCCGTCAGTCACCCTGATTCA ACTCCCGTGAAGGACTTGTACCACGTGTTGAACTGCGCGTTAGGGACGGTCCACATGGCCAATCACAGCTCCTTCTTCTGCCCGTTGACCCTGCGGGGTGGACTGGGAAGACGACCGTCCAGTCCCACCGCGTTCACCCACCTCAGTTACAAT CCCTCGCTGTGGTACCACTCCAGCTCCGTCTTGGCCTTGGCCCTGGACGCCCTGACTGTCCCGTACAGGTTGAGGAGCAACAGCGTCCCCATGTGGCAGGTGGCGGACACGCTGGCCGTCTCGGGGAGGAAG GTGGTGGCCGCTTACGGCGCCGTCCCCTTTCCCATGATGCACGGCGCCTCCCTGCCCGACGCCCTGAGCTCGTGCGCCGATGCGTTGCCCTGGAAACCGTTGTCGGCTTGCTCCGAACCGGGGGACGGACGATGCTACGGCCAGTGGGCGACGTTCAGAGGCCTCGAGGGAGAGAAGTTACTCAG CTCTCTGGCTCCGGGGACTAAACCACCGACTCCTCTGCACAGTCTCCACAGCGGGGAGGACGTCCTGGCTTCCTACATCGCATCTTTCTATCCTACGTCTCCTCT GGCTCTGCAGCTGGTGTCTGCTCCCAGTAAGCTGACGCCTCCTTTCCCTCAGATATTCAGCCAGTCTCTCGGTGCTCAAGGTTTCCTGCAGAGCCCGCCGCCCCCGTCTGGCT gtcTGGCCCCCGCCGTCGCCTCCGCACCCGTCTTGACGTCCCTCCAGTCGGGGCCCGCCCTCGAACCCTTTCTGTCCGAGCTGCACCGCGGCGCCAGCGCTTTCGACATCCGCCGCGTGGCCCCCAGCTTCCTCGCCCAGGGGCCCGAGATAGGCGACTACCAGGAGGCCCTGGAGGAGCTGCGTCTGCTGGCTCGGTGTTACCGCGACGACAGCACCGGCATGAGCCGCTCCTCGTctgaggaggacgacgacgacgactaa
- the apoea gene encoding apolipoprotein Ea yields the protein MKVFALVLAVLAVISGCHARTIPLDEWRESWEDTVEKFKDYFTALNERVDETVQKIKGSQISRELDTLIQDSMAELTIYKDDMQTKLAPYAKDAAERLGNDLQPLVDKLRDHMTEARDQMDKYSQELQTMMEQNADDVRTRVSAYTRKMKKRLQKDTQEIKRNIADYIEELQTRASDNMEDVRSRVNPYFAQVRDNAQAKITTLNDLLRTQMENMKNKIQTTAEDIKDRMEDTAEDFRTTMQGKMEHLRTWFQPYVSMFTM from the exons ATGAAGGTGTTTGCACTAGTCCTCGCAGTCCTGGCAGTCATCTCAG GCTGCCATGCCAGAACTATCCCCCTGGACGAATGGAGGGAGTCCTGGGAAGACACAGTCGAGAAGTTTAAGGACTATTTCACCGCCCTGAACGAGAGGGTCGACGAGACTGTGCAGAAAATCAAGGGCTCCCAGATCAGCAGAGAGCTGGA CACCCTGATCCAGGACAGCATGGCCGAGCTCACCATCTACAAGGACGACATGCAGACCAAGCTGGCCCCCTACGCCAAAGATGCCGCCGAGCGTCTGGGCAATGACCTGCAGCCCCTGGTCGACAAACTCCGCGACCACATGACAGAGGCCCGGGACCAGATGGACAAGTACAGCCAGGAGCTTCAGACCATGATGGAGCAGAACGCTGACGACGTCAGGACCAGGGTCTCAGCCTACACCCGCAAGATGAAGAAACGCCTCCAGAAGGACACCCAGGAGATCAAgag aAACATTGCGGACTACATCGAGGAGCTGCAGACCCGTGCCTCAGACAACATGGAGGACGTGAGGTCACGTGTCAACCCGTACTTCGCTCAGGTGCGCGACAACGCCCAGGCCAAGATCACCACCCTGAACGACCTGCTGAGGACCCAGATggagaacatgaagaacaagaTCCAGACCACAGCCGAGGACATCAAAGACCGCATGGAGGACACCGCCGAGGACTTCCGCACCACCATGCAGGGGAAGATGGAGCATCTCCGCACCTGGTTTCAGCCTTACGTCTCCATGTTCACCATGTAA